From a region of the Stenotrophomonas sp. BIO128-Bstrain genome:
- a CDS encoding short-chain fatty acyl-CoA regulator family protein encodes MNSQPVQRQLGLRLLKLREQRGYSQLALAKALGLSASYLNQIERNKRPLTPAVQGKLREVLGDVSELFEVDDPGALQESLGETLRDLGLADVSSTELRAMAGNLPQISRALLDLHRRHLMLREHAAALEFQLGDVHAGQALPAGDQVRDFFNRMHNHIPELDDLAEQLFSEWGLVAGHVAPRLRQLLADRHGVLVEVGPLQAGREKRVYDGGSRTLWLPDYLEPGQQAFQMAAELALLGYAAQIDAVIARAGFGEAEQIAQARIGMSNYFAGALVMPYAQFLRAAEHSAYDIDALAHRFGVGFEAVCHRLSTLARRSAPGLPFFFIRVDRAGNVSKRHSATDFHFSQVGGSCPLWIVYEAFNQPGRVLTQTARMPDGRRHFWLARQVSSGPIGHGQPRKTFAVALGCDLQHAERLIYTRGLDIQSPGNSVSIGPGCRVCPREDCMQRAFPQLPGRG; translated from the coding sequence GTGAATAGCCAGCCTGTCCAACGCCAGCTCGGCCTGCGCCTGCTCAAGCTGCGCGAGCAGCGTGGCTACAGCCAGCTGGCGCTGGCCAAGGCCCTGGGGCTGTCGGCCAGCTACCTGAACCAGATCGAGCGCAACAAGCGGCCGCTGACCCCGGCGGTGCAGGGCAAGCTGCGCGAGGTGCTGGGTGACGTCAGTGAACTGTTCGAGGTCGATGACCCCGGCGCGCTGCAGGAATCGCTGGGCGAGACCCTGCGCGATCTGGGCCTGGCCGATGTCAGCAGCACCGAGCTGCGCGCCATGGCCGGCAACCTGCCGCAGATCAGCCGCGCCCTGCTCGACCTGCACCGCCGCCACCTGATGCTGCGCGAGCATGCCGCCGCGCTGGAGTTCCAGCTGGGCGATGTGCATGCCGGGCAGGCGCTGCCCGCGGGCGACCAGGTACGTGACTTCTTCAACCGCATGCACAACCACATCCCCGAGCTGGACGACCTGGCCGAGCAGCTGTTCAGCGAATGGGGGCTGGTGGCCGGGCATGTTGCGCCGCGCCTGCGCCAGTTGCTGGCCGACCGCCATGGCGTGCTGGTGGAAGTGGGGCCGCTGCAGGCTGGCCGCGAGAAGCGCGTCTACGATGGCGGCAGCCGCACCCTGTGGCTGCCCGATTACCTCGAACCGGGCCAGCAGGCGTTCCAGATGGCCGCCGAACTCGCCCTGCTTGGCTACGCCGCGCAGATCGATGCGGTGATCGCACGCGCGGGCTTCGGCGAAGCGGAGCAGATCGCCCAGGCGCGGATCGGCATGTCCAACTACTTCGCCGGCGCGCTGGTGATGCCGTACGCGCAGTTCCTGCGTGCCGCCGAGCACAGCGCGTATGACATCGATGCGCTTGCCCATCGCTTCGGCGTGGGCTTCGAGGCGGTCTGCCATCGCTTGAGCACGCTGGCCCGGCGCAGCGCGCCCGGCCTGCCGTTCTTCTTCATCCGCGTGGACCGCGCCGGCAATGTCTCCAAGCGGCACTCGGCCACCGACTTCCACTTCTCACAGGTGGGCGGCTCGTGCCCGCTGTGGATCGTGTACGAAGCCTTCAACCAGCCAGGCCGCGTGCTGACCCAGACCGCGCGCATGCCGGACGGGCGCCGCCACTTCTGGCTGGCGCGGCAAGTGAGCAGCGGCCCGATCGGGCACGGCCAGCCACGCAAGACCTTCGCGGTGGCGCTGGGCTGCGACCTGCAGCATGCCGAACGGTTGATCTACACGCGCGGGCTGGATATCCAGAGCCCGGGCAACTCGGTCTCGATCGGTCCAGGCTGCCGGGTGTGCCCGCGCGAAGACTGCATGCAGCGCGCGTTCCCGCAGCTACCGGGACGCGGGTAG